A genomic region of Azoarcus sp. KH32C contains the following coding sequences:
- a CDS encoding DMT family transporter has protein sequence MKNRLFGNPYLLLFLTVLFWSGNMVMGRGLREAVPPLALAFWRWAIALVLVLPFALPHLKSQWPLLKANWRPVVVLGLLGVGCYNTFAYIALQYTTATSAALLNSFVPIATMALAFLLLGKRLSRLEGLAIIVSFTGVTTIVSHGSLDTLLGLTLNRGDLWMLLAVLSWGIYTVGLQWRPQGIDPMLLLAAFTVVGLMPLLPAYLWETATVRSVDVSLRSLAGMLYTGIFPGFLGYVFYNAAVAAVGPNRSSQFIHLMPVFTTILASIFLGERPFWYHIVGIALVFAGIFLATRRPAG, from the coding sequence ATGAAGAACAGACTCTTCGGCAACCCCTACCTGCTCTTGTTTCTGACCGTCCTCTTCTGGTCCGGCAACATGGTGATGGGTCGAGGGCTACGCGAAGCGGTTCCTCCGCTGGCGCTCGCCTTCTGGCGCTGGGCGATCGCCCTGGTATTGGTGCTTCCGTTCGCGCTGCCCCATCTGAAAAGCCAATGGCCGCTACTGAAGGCCAATTGGCGGCCGGTCGTCGTCCTCGGCCTGCTCGGCGTGGGCTGCTACAACACCTTCGCCTACATCGCCCTGCAGTACACGACGGCAACCAGCGCAGCGCTGCTCAACTCCTTCGTACCGATCGCAACCATGGCCCTTGCCTTCCTCCTGCTCGGCAAGCGCCTGAGCCGCCTGGAGGGCCTCGCGATCATCGTGTCCTTTACGGGCGTGACGACGATCGTCAGCCACGGCAGCCTCGATACGCTCCTCGGGCTGACGCTCAATCGCGGCGATCTATGGATGCTCCTCGCAGTGCTGAGTTGGGGGATCTATACGGTGGGACTGCAATGGCGTCCGCAGGGCATCGATCCGATGTTGCTGCTGGCTGCCTTCACCGTCGTCGGCCTGATGCCGCTGCTGCCCGCCTATCTGTGGGAGACGGCGACGGTTCGCAGCGTCGACGTATCCCTTCGGTCGCTGGCGGGCATGCTCTACACGGGGATCTTCCCGGGTTTTCTGGGCTATGTTTTCTATAACGCTGCGGTCGCTGCGGTCGGCCCCAATCGCAGCTCGCAATTCATTCACCTGATGCCGGTCTTCACGACGATTCTCGCGTCGATCTTTCTCGGCGAGCGTCCGTTCTGGTACCACATCGTCGGCATCGCGTTGGTGTTTGCCGGAATCTTCCTGGCGACGCGCCGGCCGGCAGGTTGA
- a CDS encoding zinc-dependent peptidase, whose protein sequence is MFEFVRKWRRDRRLAGVQISPELWQRVEAQLPFLDFLEPPDRERLRELARNFIAEKEFHGAQGMTLSDEAILGIALQACLPILRAGLDAYRGWVGVIVYPGDFVIPREIMDEAGVVHKYDDEVLGEAWEGGPVLVSWYDEGEAPEGVNVVIHEFAHKLDMENGDIDGMPVLPPGMSRKAWAKAFSEAYERFCDAVDANEETLLDPYGSEHPAEFFAVASESFFEAPCDLEEEFPQVYLQLREFYGVDPAAGQRRLEEAQA, encoded by the coding sequence ATGTTCGAATTCGTGCGCAAATGGCGGCGGGACCGACGCCTGGCTGGCGTGCAGATTTCGCCGGAGCTTTGGCAACGCGTCGAGGCGCAGCTGCCCTTCCTCGACTTCCTCGAACCGCCCGACCGGGAACGGCTGCGCGAACTCGCGCGCAACTTCATCGCGGAAAAGGAGTTCCACGGCGCGCAGGGCATGACGCTGAGCGACGAAGCGATCCTCGGCATCGCGTTGCAGGCCTGCCTGCCGATCTTGCGTGCGGGACTCGATGCCTACCGGGGTTGGGTCGGCGTAATCGTCTATCCAGGGGACTTCGTCATCCCGCGCGAAATCATGGACGAGGCCGGCGTCGTCCATAAGTACGACGACGAAGTCCTGGGCGAAGCCTGGGAAGGCGGTCCCGTACTCGTGTCCTGGTACGACGAAGGCGAAGCACCCGAGGGTGTGAACGTCGTGATCCACGAATTCGCGCACAAGCTGGACATGGAGAACGGCGACATCGACGGCATGCCGGTACTGCCTCCCGGGATGTCGCGCAAGGCATGGGCGAAGGCGTTTTCGGAGGCTTACGAGCGCTTCTGCGATGCGGTCGACGCCAATGAGGAGACGCTGCTCGATCCCTACGGTTCCGAGCATCCCGCCGAGTTCTTCGCCGTCGCGTCGGAATCCTTCTTCGAAGCGCCGTGCGATCTGGAGGAAGAGTTCCCGCAAGTCTATTTGCAGTTGCGCGAGTTTTACGGCGTCGATCCGGCCGCCGGGCAGCGCAGGCTCGAGGAGGCGCAAGCGTGA
- a CDS encoding flavodoxin family protein, with amino-acid sequence MSDRKRLLIVYHTQSGNTGKLADAAVRGAQRVDETETVVRRAFDAGVEDLLACDGLLLGTPENFGYMSGALKDFFDRTYYPCEGKLVGLPFAVFVSAGNDGRGAVREIGRIANGYGWKRVAEEIIVRGTVTATDLERCEELGEAMATGLALGIF; translated from the coding sequence GTGAGCGACCGGAAGCGGCTTCTTATCGTCTACCACACGCAAAGCGGCAACACGGGAAAGCTCGCGGACGCCGCAGTGCGCGGTGCTCAACGCGTGGACGAAACGGAAACCGTCGTCCGCCGTGCTTTTGATGCGGGGGTCGAGGACCTGCTCGCCTGCGACGGACTCCTGCTCGGTACACCGGAGAATTTCGGCTATATGTCCGGCGCGCTGAAGGACTTCTTCGATCGCACCTATTACCCCTGCGAAGGCAAGCTCGTCGGCCTGCCGTTCGCCGTGTTCGTAAGCGCCGGCAACGACGGACGCGGCGCGGTGCGGGAGATCGGCCGGATCGCGAACGGCTACGGGTGGAAGCGCGTCGCCGAGGAGATCATCGTCCGCGGGACCGTGACGGCCACCGACCTGGAGCGTTGTGAGGAACTGGGCGAAGCCATGGCGACCGGCCTTGCTCTGGGGATCTTCTGA
- a CDS encoding host attachment protein, with the protein MAITWILVANASLAKLYANLGPNKGLTLVKELIHPESRQKNSELVTDRAGSMPGFGNGSGAKIQQTMPKEHEAKIFAQEIAQELYHGRATNAFGRAIVCAPPSFMGMLNAVMDSPTAQMITDRFEKDYTKSPEPVLRDRLASCLFL; encoded by the coding sequence ATGGCGATTACCTGGATTCTGGTTGCCAATGCCAGCCTGGCGAAGCTCTACGCGAATTTAGGTCCCAACAAGGGACTGACTCTGGTAAAGGAACTAATCCACCCTGAAAGCCGACAGAAAAACTCCGAACTCGTGACCGACCGTGCCGGCAGCATGCCCGGCTTCGGAAACGGCAGCGGAGCGAAAATCCAGCAAACGATGCCCAAGGAGCATGAAGCGAAGATCTTTGCACAGGAAATCGCACAGGAGCTCTACCACGGGCGAGCGACCAATGCATTCGGGCGTGCGATCGTATGCGCGCCGCCATCATTCATGGGGATGCTGAATGCCGTCATGGACAGCCCGACGGCACAGATGATTACCGACCGTTTCGAGAAGGATTACACCAAGTCGCCTGAGCCGGTGCTGCGCGATCGGCTGGCGTCTTGTCTCTTCCTCTGA
- a CDS encoding aminoacyl-tRNA deacylase — translation MAIATKVEQYIEERGLNYDVLTHPHSHNSMETARLARVPASSLAKSVVLLDEAGYLMAVLPSTQHVHLGWLSKAMDRPLRLATESELAELFADCEPGAIPPIGSLYGLPVVMDDSLMEQDEIYFEAGDHEKVIEMGRDDFMRMMSDARHVHFGEHYWRH, via the coding sequence ATGGCAATCGCAACCAAAGTCGAGCAGTACATAGAGGAGCGCGGTCTGAATTACGACGTGCTCACCCACCCACATTCCCACAACAGCATGGAAACGGCGCGACTTGCGCGCGTGCCGGCAAGCAGCCTCGCAAAATCGGTGGTCCTCCTGGACGAAGCGGGCTACCTGATGGCCGTTCTGCCGTCGACGCAACACGTGCATCTGGGCTGGCTCAGCAAGGCGATGGACCGCCCGCTGCGTCTGGCGACTGAAAGCGAACTCGCCGAGCTCTTCGCCGACTGCGAACCGGGCGCCATCCCTCCGATCGGAAGCCTGTACGGATTGCCGGTGGTGATGGACGACAGCCTGATGGAACAGGACGAAATCTATTTCGAAGCCGGCGATCACGAGAAAGTGATCGAAATGGGGCGCGACGACTTCATGAGGATGATGTCCGACGCCCGTCACGTGCACTTCGGCGAACACTACTGGCGTCACTGA
- the thpR gene encoding RNA 2',3'-cyclic phosphodiesterase, whose product MASPDTPRESAARVFFALWPDEATARSLFRLSAEAHAACKGRRMRRDTIHLTLAFIGDVAHERLPQLMAVGDRVVPAAFTLRLDRIAGWRHNRIVWAGTDSTPEPLTGLVEYLNAALAEAGFPVEQRKFAPHVTLLRKAEGELPRGEIAPPIDWQVRSFSLMESVRSHEGAQYVPLRTWIAT is encoded by the coding sequence ATGGCGTCGCCTGACACTCCGCGTGAAAGTGCCGCGCGCGTCTTCTTCGCGCTGTGGCCGGACGAAGCGACGGCCCGCAGCCTGTTCCGGCTCTCGGCCGAGGCCCACGCGGCCTGCAAGGGCCGCCGCATGCGCCGGGACACGATCCACCTGACGCTGGCCTTCATCGGCGATGTTGCGCACGAGCGACTGCCGCAACTGATGGCAGTGGGCGACCGCGTTGTTCCGGCGGCGTTTACCCTGCGGCTCGATCGAATCGCCGGCTGGCGTCACAACCGCATCGTCTGGGCCGGCACCGATTCGACGCCCGAACCGCTGACAGGCCTCGTCGAGTACCTGAACGCCGCGCTTGCCGAAGCCGGTTTCCCGGTCGAACAGCGCAAGTTCGCACCGCATGTCACCTTGCTGCGCAAGGCGGAAGGCGAACTGCCTCGGGGCGAGATCGCGCCGCCGATCGATTGGCAGGTACGAAGCTTCTCACTGATGGAGTCGGTGCGCAGTCATGAAGGCGCGCAGTACGTCCCGCTCAGGACCTGGATCGCGACGTAG
- the ispF gene encoding 2-C-methyl-D-erythritol 2,4-cyclodiphosphate synthase translates to MKVPFRIGQGFDVHALVPGRPLIIGGVTIPHERGLLGHSDADVLLHALTDALLGAAGLGDIGRLFPDTDPAHAGADSRMLLREAYAAVRAAGYVAVNVDATVICRAPRILPHAPAMVANIAADLGIEAGDVNIKGKTTEKLGFTGRGEGIAAQVVALLVKDDGVA, encoded by the coding sequence ATGAAAGTGCCATTCCGCATTGGCCAGGGCTTCGACGTTCATGCACTGGTCCCTGGGCGTCCGCTGATCATCGGCGGCGTTACCATCCCGCACGAGCGGGGTCTGCTCGGACACTCGGACGCCGACGTGCTGCTGCATGCGCTGACCGACGCCCTCCTGGGCGCCGCGGGCCTTGGCGATATCGGGCGACTCTTCCCGGACACCGACCCTGCACATGCCGGCGCCGACAGCCGCATGCTGCTGCGCGAAGCCTATGCCGCCGTGCGGGCCGCCGGTTATGTCGCAGTGAATGTCGATGCGACCGTGATCTGCCGCGCTCCGAGGATCCTCCCCCACGCTCCGGCGATGGTCGCCAATATTGCCGCCGATCTCGGCATCGAAGCGGGCGACGTCAATATCAAGGGCAAGACCACGGAAAAGCTCGGTTTCACCGGAAGGGGAGAGGGCATCGCCGCGCAGGTAGTCGCCCTGCTCGTCAAAGACGATGGCGTCGCCTGA
- the ispD gene encoding 2-C-methyl-D-erythritol 4-phosphate cytidylyltransferase, whose translation MQNFHPRHYAIVPAAGSGSRMGGAQPKQYLELLGKPLIRHALEVLCATPEIDKVFVVLSVGDAEWGRHDWSALGPKLVPLFCGGATRADSVLSGLRAIAGEAEQTDWVLVHDAARPCLARWHIEKLIHGLAHDEVGGLLAIPVADTLKRADPSRHVLETVPRDSLWQAQTPQMFRYVMLRRALEAATHVTDEASAIEAAGLHPKLIEGDATNLKVTYPLDLHLAEWILNNREG comes from the coding sequence ATGCAGAACTTTCATCCCAGACATTACGCGATCGTGCCGGCCGCCGGCAGCGGCAGCCGCATGGGCGGGGCCCAGCCCAAGCAGTACCTCGAACTGCTCGGCAAGCCGCTCATTCGTCACGCGCTCGAGGTCCTCTGTGCTACGCCCGAAATCGACAAGGTTTTCGTCGTCCTGTCCGTGGGCGACGCCGAATGGGGCCGCCACGACTGGTCCGCACTGGGGCCAAAGCTCGTGCCGCTCTTCTGCGGCGGCGCGACGCGGGCCGATAGCGTCCTGAGCGGCCTGCGCGCCATTGCCGGCGAGGCCGAACAGACGGACTGGGTGCTCGTCCACGACGCGGCAAGGCCCTGCCTCGCCCGGTGGCACATCGAGAAGCTGATCCACGGACTTGCCCATGACGAAGTCGGCGGACTGCTCGCGATCCCGGTCGCCGATACCCTGAAGCGAGCCGACCCCAGTCGCCACGTGCTCGAAACCGTTCCGCGGGACAGCCTGTGGCAGGCGCAGACGCCGCAGATGTTCCGCTACGTGATGCTGCGCCGGGCGCTCGAAGCCGCAACCCACGTCACGGACGAGGCGAGCGCAATCGAGGCCGCCGGTCTGCACCCCAAGCTGATCGAAGGCGACGCGACCAACCTCAAGGTCACTTATCCGCTCGACTTGCACCTCGCCGAGTGGATCCTCAACAATCGTGAAGGCTGA
- a CDS encoding MgtC/SapB family protein, with amino-acid sequence MPFAKPFDPAQVEAFGIAVGIGLLIGLERERVASARAGLRTFGLVSLLGALAAMIGEDMSSVAPFVLGMALVGIMIVAAYLQHPDAVDPGTTSVAALLLCYSLGAAVWLGHATIAVMLAVVTTILLYFKTELRGIATRLEAREWVSIFQLGVLSLVILPILPNRTFDPYDAVNPRQVWWMVVLISGLSLAGYGTLRLVGARYGTALVGIAGGLASSTATTLIYARNTRSTPAATPVAALVIVLANLVMMVRVALIAAVVAPGMLTTLVITISPALALGAVSLFWYWRAQTVGKTLLPETRNPTELRAALTFGMVYALVLFVSAWLQEIAGTQGFYVLALVSGLTDLDAIALSSMRLFSLGKLQLDAAAVAIGLAMFANLVFKTGIAVSVGGRKLGLQILWGMGAVGIGLLMSIGWHAIQASGL; translated from the coding sequence ATGCCTTTCGCTAAACCCTTCGATCCGGCGCAAGTGGAGGCCTTCGGTATCGCGGTCGGAATCGGATTGCTGATCGGGCTCGAACGCGAACGGGTCGCCTCGGCGCGCGCCGGCTTGCGCACCTTCGGCCTCGTCTCGCTGCTGGGGGCCCTCGCCGCGATGATCGGTGAGGATATGTCGAGCGTGGCGCCCTTCGTGCTGGGCATGGCACTCGTCGGCATCATGATCGTCGCGGCTTATCTGCAGCATCCGGACGCGGTCGACCCGGGGACCACGTCCGTGGCCGCCCTGCTCCTGTGCTATTCGCTCGGCGCGGCGGTCTGGCTAGGGCATGCGACGATCGCCGTCATGCTCGCGGTGGTCACGACCATCCTCCTGTACTTCAAGACCGAGCTTCGCGGCATCGCGACACGCCTCGAAGCGCGCGAATGGGTCTCGATCTTCCAGCTCGGCGTGCTGTCGCTGGTGATCCTCCCCATTCTTCCCAACCGCACCTTCGATCCCTACGACGCGGTCAATCCCCGGCAGGTGTGGTGGATGGTGGTGCTGATTTCCGGACTGAGCCTGGCGGGCTACGGGACTTTGCGGCTGGTCGGCGCACGCTATGGCACGGCGCTGGTTGGCATCGCGGGCGGACTCGCCTCGAGCACGGCGACGACGCTCATCTATGCCCGCAATACCCGCTCGACGCCGGCGGCGACCCCGGTGGCCGCCCTCGTGATCGTGCTCGCCAATCTCGTGATGATGGTCCGGGTGGCGCTGATCGCCGCCGTCGTCGCACCCGGCATGCTCACGACGCTGGTCATCACCATTTCTCCAGCCTTGGCTCTCGGCGCCGTCAGCCTGTTCTGGTACTGGCGGGCGCAGACGGTCGGCAAGACACTGCTGCCCGAAACCCGCAACCCGACCGAACTCCGCGCGGCGCTTACGTTCGGCATGGTGTACGCGCTGGTGCTCTTCGTGTCGGCCTGGCTGCAGGAAATCGCGGGCACCCAGGGTTTTTACGTCCTGGCGCTGGTCTCCGGCCTGACCGATTTGGACGCGATCGCGCTGTCCTCGATGCGTCTGTTCTCGCTCGGCAAACTGCAACTCGATGCCGCGGCGGTTGCTATCGGCCTGGCGATGTTCGCGAACCTCGTCTTCAAGACGGGTATTGCCGTGTCGGTCGGCGGACGCAAGCTCGGCCTCCAGATTCTCTGGGGCATGGGCGCCGTCGGCATTGGCCTGCTGATGAGC